A single Syngnathus acus chromosome 8, fSynAcu1.2, whole genome shotgun sequence DNA region contains:
- the LOC119125450 gene encoding uncharacterized protein LOC119125450 produces the protein MLEQRQLSSPTFSEQMDTDGCVLGACRAVLDLLERDWQPLSTAELDQRLDQAVEDMLEADLIHKVKQTSEPPPRNDSATASSSTGEEEEGRGDDEAVETVTALLRNAQSRSRVAGRARLSLSQTVPLCLSLLSSHVSYRTLSSLYRLEKGNIHRIFFFFCHCINTLQHDHIRWPLGDEVEAVLFPFSEERAAEGRRLPRVLGVLGHARIPIRMPWPKDSGEPEAERPKKTEERPSSWLHLELVCDRTGRFIHCRIGNSRDSDGGGALASRLERESHPMPPDSVLVARAGYPLSARVLTPYPGRGGMRQRRFNAALEPHFHILDRAVAGLTGRFRRLRRLDVGNYKRARAVALSACVLHNVLMDVGHVPQGELQEVGDLSQDGEGEEDEAGVRLRDGVAQMLHSGNL, from the exons ATGCTCGAGCAAAGACAGCTTTCCAGTCCAACATTTTCCGAACAAATGGACACCGACGGCTGTGTCCTAGGCGCATGCCGCGCTGTCCTAGACCTGCTGGAGCGGGACTGGCAGCCTCTATCCACCGCCGAGCTCGACCAGCGGCTGGACCAGGCCGTGGAGGACATGCTGGAGGCGGACCTGATCCACAAAGTCAAGCAAACAAGTGAACCTCCGCCAAGGAATGACTCCGCCACCGCATCCTCCAGTAccggggaggaagaggaggggcggggggaCGACGAGGCAGTCGAG ACTGTGACAGCCCTCCTGCGGAACGCCCAATCCCGAAGCCGTGTAGCGGGCCGTGCCCGACTGTCGCTGTCCCAGACCGTCCCGCTGTGTCTCAGCCTGCTGTCCAGCCATGTCAGCTACCGCACTTTGTCCAGCCTGTACCGTTTGGAGAAAGGCAACATCCACcgcatctttttcttcttctgccaTTGTATCAACACGCTGCAGCATGACCATATTCGTTGGCCCCTAG GTGACGAGGTCGAGGCTGTTCTCTTCCCTTTCTCCGAAGAGCGGGCAGCAGAAGGCCGGCGCCTCCCTCGGGTGCTGGGAGTGTTGGGGCACGCTCGTATTCCCATCCGGATGCCGTGGCCAAAAGACAGCGGTGAGCCGGAAGCCGAGAGGCCCAAGAAGACGGAAGAGCGGCCCTCCTCTTGGCTCCATCTTGAATTGGTGTGCGACCGCACAGGACGCTTCATCCACTGCCGCATCGGGAACAGCCGGGACTCGGACGGAGGCGGCGCGCTCGCCTCTCGACTCGAGCGGGAATCTCACCCGATGCCTCCGGATTCGGTGCTGGTGGCCCGCGCCGGATATCCACTCTCGGCTCGCGTTTTGACGCCCTACCCGGGACGAGGCGGGATGAGGCAGCGGCGCTTCAACGCCGCGCTGGAGCCACACTTTCATATTCTGGACAGGGCCGTGGCGGGCCTGACGGGACGATTCCGAAGACTCCGGCGGCTGGACGTGGGAAATTACAAGCGAGCCAGAGCGGTGGCGTTGAGCGCCTGCGTCCTCCACAACGTGCTGATGGACGTCGGTCACGTGCCGCAAGGAGAACTCCAAGAGGTGGGAGACTTGAGTCAAGATGGAGAAGGCGAGGAGGATGAGGCGGGTGTACGCCTGCGGGATGGTGTCGCCCAAATGTTGCATTCTGGCAATTTGTGA
- the LOC119125525 gene encoding elongin-B-like codes for MDVFLMIRRHKTTIFTDAKESTSVYELKRIVEGILKRPPEDQRLYKDDTELDDTQTLGNCGFTNQTARPQSPGTVGLAFRLSDDSFEQLRMEPFSTPPELPDVMKPQDSGSTANEQTVQ; via the exons ATG GATGTGTTCCTAATGATCCGGCGTCACAAGACGACCATCTTCACCGACGCCAAAGAGTCCACCTCGGTATACGAGCTGAAGCGTATTGTGGAAGGCATCCTCAAGCGGCCACCAGAGGACCAAAGGCTCTACAAG GACGACACGGAGCTGGACGACACTCAGACGCTCGGAAACTGTGGCTTCACCAACCAGACGGCGCGGCCTCAGTCCCCCGGCACCGTGGGCTTAGCTTTCCGGCTCAGCG ATGATTCATTTGAGCAGCTGAGGATGGAGCCCTTCTCCACCCCCCCTGAGCTCCCGGACGTCATGAAGCCGCAGGACTCGGGCAGCACAGCCAATGAGCAAACCGTTcagtga
- the LOC119125453 gene encoding uncharacterized protein LOC119125453 isoform X2: MGRYKCAYGCESSEDTDEKYFKFPLCNERRLKKWLANMKWKDWTPSRFSVLCSKHFEEQHLDRSGKCVQLREDAAPTIFLPQDEASKTKHVSTRAWRTSCAAASTTTSRDVPDEEESVDADMDVEEVQEETAVRWRIIMDPKLTKITSLPHFFHGDYCAKQDVQWAPDTNVMRTSTKTDGLNPQKMIEVTAAWQWLGLDVRGPLPTTLNGNKYLVTLSDYYSKWVEAAAVPSYLPTHVAKHVADALGHFGFPVRILSRLPCEVIGQINQELTSQMKNDVAFVVQHPQTGAVDLDTQHTIDSMVSDLVDEHAADWDVFLPAKVFALCFQEHSHTKERPFAVLCCCDSQLVHSPLELPYTDAEIQESAFVVQNGASNIAHV, encoded by the exons ATGGGCCGTTATAAGTGTGCGTACGGGTGTGAAAGCTCCGAGGACACCGACGAGAAGTATTTCAA GTTCCCACTGTGCAATGAGCGACGGCTGAAGAAATGGCTGGCCAATATGAAGTGGAAGGACTGGACACCTTCTCGCTTTTCTGTGCTATGTAGCAAACACTTTGAGGAGCAACACCTGGACCGAAGTGGCAAATGTGTCCAGCTTCGGGAAGATGCCGCGCCCACCATATTCCTGCCTCAAGATGAAGCAAgcaaaaccaag CACGTGAGCACCAGAGCCTGGCGGACGAGTTGTGCCGCAGCCTCGACGACCACGAGCCGTGACGTGCCGGACGAAGAAGAGTCGGTGGATGCCGACATGGATGTGGAGGAGGTGCAGGAAGAAACGGCGGTCAGGTGGAGGATCATCATGGACCCGAAGCTCACCAAGATCACGTCCTTGCCGCATTTCTTTCATGGAGATTACTGCGCCAAGCAG GACGTTCAGTGGGCACCTGACACAAATGTAATGAGGACCTCCACCAAG ACAGATGGTCTAAATCCTCAAAAGATGATCGAG GTGACTGCGGCGTGGCAGTGGCTGGGCTTGGACGTACGAGGTCCTCTCCCTACGACGCTCAACGGCAACAAGTACTTGGTGACGCTGAGCGACTACTACTCCAAGTGGGTGGAGGCTGCGGCCGTGCCGTCCTATCTGCCCACGCACGTCGCCAAGCACGTCGCAGACGCCCTTGGCCACTTTGGCTTCCCCGTGCGGATCCTCTCCAGGCTCCCCTGCGAAGTCATTGGCCAG ATCAATCAAGAACTCACCAGCCAGATGAAAAATGACGTGGCGTTCGTGGTACAGCATCCGCAAACCGGTGCTGTTGATCTCGACACGCAGCATACGATTGACAG CATGGTGAGCGACCTGGTGGATGAGCATGCAGCCGACTGGGACGTCTTCCTTCCGGCAAAAGTGTTTGCTCTATGCTTCCAAGAACATTCTCACACCAAAGAGAGGCCCTTTGCCGTGCTCTGCTGCTGTGATTCACAACTCGTCCACTCCCCACTAGAACTTCCT TACACAGATGCAGAAATCCAAGAAAGCGCTTTCGTGGTGCAAAATGGAGCATCAAACATTGCACACGTTTga
- the LOC119125453 gene encoding uncharacterized protein LOC119125453 isoform X1, with the protein MGRYKCAYGCESSEDTDEKYFKFPLCNERRLKKWLANMKWKDWTPSRFSVLCSKHFEEQHLDRSGKCVQLREDAAPTIFLPQDEASKTKNGSIPRGRRKKHVSTRAWRTSCAAASTTTSRDVPDEEESVDADMDVEEVQEETAVRWRIIMDPKLTKITSLPHFFHGDYCAKQDVQWAPDTNVMRTSTKTDGLNPQKMIEVTAAWQWLGLDVRGPLPTTLNGNKYLVTLSDYYSKWVEAAAVPSYLPTHVAKHVADALGHFGFPVRILSRLPCEVIGQINQELTSQMKNDVAFVVQHPQTGAVDLDTQHTIDSMVSDLVDEHAADWDVFLPAKVFALCFQEHSHTKERPFAVLCCCDSQLVHSPLELPYTDAEIQESAFVVQNGASNIAHV; encoded by the exons ATGGGCCGTTATAAGTGTGCGTACGGGTGTGAAAGCTCCGAGGACACCGACGAGAAGTATTTCAA GTTCCCACTGTGCAATGAGCGACGGCTGAAGAAATGGCTGGCCAATATGAAGTGGAAGGACTGGACACCTTCTCGCTTTTCTGTGCTATGTAGCAAACACTTTGAGGAGCAACACCTGGACCGAAGTGGCAAATGTGTCCAGCTTCGGGAAGATGCCGCGCCCACCATATTCCTGCCTCAAGATGAAGCAAgcaaaaccaag AACGGCAGTATcccaagaggaagaagaaaaaag CACGTGAGCACCAGAGCCTGGCGGACGAGTTGTGCCGCAGCCTCGACGACCACGAGCCGTGACGTGCCGGACGAAGAAGAGTCGGTGGATGCCGACATGGATGTGGAGGAGGTGCAGGAAGAAACGGCGGTCAGGTGGAGGATCATCATGGACCCGAAGCTCACCAAGATCACGTCCTTGCCGCATTTCTTTCATGGAGATTACTGCGCCAAGCAG GACGTTCAGTGGGCACCTGACACAAATGTAATGAGGACCTCCACCAAG ACAGATGGTCTAAATCCTCAAAAGATGATCGAG GTGACTGCGGCGTGGCAGTGGCTGGGCTTGGACGTACGAGGTCCTCTCCCTACGACGCTCAACGGCAACAAGTACTTGGTGACGCTGAGCGACTACTACTCCAAGTGGGTGGAGGCTGCGGCCGTGCCGTCCTATCTGCCCACGCACGTCGCCAAGCACGTCGCAGACGCCCTTGGCCACTTTGGCTTCCCCGTGCGGATCCTCTCCAGGCTCCCCTGCGAAGTCATTGGCCAG ATCAATCAAGAACTCACCAGCCAGATGAAAAATGACGTGGCGTTCGTGGTACAGCATCCGCAAACCGGTGCTGTTGATCTCGACACGCAGCATACGATTGACAG CATGGTGAGCGACCTGGTGGATGAGCATGCAGCCGACTGGGACGTCTTCCTTCCGGCAAAAGTGTTTGCTCTATGCTTCCAAGAACATTCTCACACCAAAGAGAGGCCCTTTGCCGTGCTCTGCTGCTGTGATTCACAACTCGTCCACTCCCCACTAGAACTTCCT TACACAGATGCAGAAATCCAAGAAAGCGCTTTCGTGGTGCAAAATGGAGCATCAAACATTGCACACGTTTga
- the rusf1 gene encoding RUS1 family protein C16orf58 homolog isoform X1 yields the protein MEDCGALFATERYGSGESWHYVAKDGAMESRRDGREDESRGNSFGGLFKSVFLPQGYPESVSGDYLQYQFWDTVQAFSSSLSGTLATQASLRGVGVGKQEATVAAATVTWLLRDGTGMLGRIVFAWLKGYISALRLSVRGGKRTRVIFVNGASVLGTSWTLRPRNGDILNDFAMFMEILAPFFPAWFTLIACTSGLFKAVVGVAGGATRAALTAHQARRDNMADISAKDGSQETLVNLAGLLVSLILIPLVTDNPALTISLFFLFTALHLFANYKAVRSVVMETLNEERLSIALRRFLHDGRVLTPMEANRQEPVFLEFRKTLPIKLGVRLQEVVQSPEEFRLALMRKGAPFLLGITNGCVRVCLAAHARTRDEIRATCQAIWLSDVLSPRRQHGLSEMVHKSYKLMDTEFDAFHKGLEAAGWDVTRTLLDWDEWRLEWKPKIR from the exons ATGGAGGACTGCGGTGCTCTTTTCGCCACCGAGAGGTACGGCAGTGGCGAGTCGTGGCACTACGTTGCAAAGGACGGAGCCATGGAGAGCAGAAGGGACGGCAGGGAAGATGAATCGAGAGGAAATTCATTTGGGGGGCTTTTTAAA AGCGTATTTCTGCCTCAAGGCTATCCAGAGAGTGTGAGTGGAGACTACTTGCAGTACCAGTTTTGGGATACTGTGCAG GCCTTCTCGAGCTCTCTGTCAGGAACACTGGCCACCCAGGCGTCCCTCAGAGGCGTCGGTGTGGGAAAGCAGGAAGCCACAGTCGCTGCGGCCACAGTCACCTGGCTGCTAAGAG ATGGAACCGGCATGTTGGGAAGGATCGTCTTTGCCTGGTTAAAAGGGTACATCTCAGCACTGCGCCTTTCAGTCAGAGGTGGAAAAAGGACTAGGGTAATCTTTGTTAATGGTGCGTCTGTCTTAGGAACAAGTTGGACTCTGAGGCCAAGAAATGGAG ACATTCTCAATGACTTCGCCATGTTCATGGAAATACTGGCACCGTTCTTCCCGGCCTGGTTCACCTTAATTGCGTGCACGTCAGGCCTTTTCAAG GCTGTGGTGGGCGTAGCGGGCGGAGCCACCAGAGCTGCCCTGACCGCCCATCAAGCTCGTCGAGACAACATGGCCGACATCTCCGCCAAAGACGGCAGTCAG GAGACTTTGGTAAATCTGGCCGGACTGCTGGTCAGTTTGATCCTCATTCCGCTCGTCACGGACAACCCAGC ATTAACCATcagcctcttcttcctcttcaccGCCCTCCACCTGTTTGCCAACTATAAGGCGGTGCGTTCGGTGGTCATGGAAACGCTGAACGAGGAGCGGCTCAGCATCGCGCTGCGGCGCTTCCTCCACGACGGACGCGTCCTGACGCCAATGGAAGCCAATCGGCAGGAACCTGTCTTTTTGG AGTTTAGGAAAACCTTACCTATCAAACTTGGCGTGAGGCTTCAGGAAGTTGTCCAAAG CCCGGAGGAGTTCCGTTTGGCTTTGATGAGAAAGGGTGCGCCATTCCTGCTGGGCATCACAAACG GCTGCGTACGCGTGTGTTTGgcagcgcacgcacgcacacgagATGAAATCAGAGCCACGTGTCAAGCCATTTGGCTCAGCGACGTGTTGAGTCCACGGAGACAACATGGTTTGTCGGAAATGGTGCACAAGAGTTACAAGTTGATGGACACCGAGTTTGATGCTTTTCACAAAG gtttGGAAGCCGCCGGGTGGGATGTGACGAGAACGCTGCTGGACTGGGACGAGTGGCGACTCGAGTGGAAGCCAAAAATCAGATAA
- the rusf1 gene encoding RUS1 family protein C16orf58 homolog isoform X2, which translates to MEDCGALFATERYGSGESWHYVAKDGAMESRRDGREDESRGNSFGGLFKSVFLPQGYPESVSGDYLQYQFWDTVQAFSSSLSGTLATQASLRGVGVGKQEATVAAATVTWLLRDGTGMLGRIVFAWLKGNKLDSEAKKWRLFADILNDFAMFMEILAPFFPAWFTLIACTSGLFKAVVGVAGGATRAALTAHQARRDNMADISAKDGSQETLVNLAGLLVSLILIPLVTDNPALTISLFFLFTALHLFANYKAVRSVVMETLNEERLSIALRRFLHDGRVLTPMEANRQEPVFLEFRKTLPIKLGVRLQEVVQSPEEFRLALMRKGAPFLLGITNGCVRVCLAAHARTRDEIRATCQAIWLSDVLSPRRQHGLSEMVHKSYKLMDTEFDAFHKGLEAAGWDVTRTLLDWDEWRLEWKPKIR; encoded by the exons ATGGAGGACTGCGGTGCTCTTTTCGCCACCGAGAGGTACGGCAGTGGCGAGTCGTGGCACTACGTTGCAAAGGACGGAGCCATGGAGAGCAGAAGGGACGGCAGGGAAGATGAATCGAGAGGAAATTCATTTGGGGGGCTTTTTAAA AGCGTATTTCTGCCTCAAGGCTATCCAGAGAGTGTGAGTGGAGACTACTTGCAGTACCAGTTTTGGGATACTGTGCAG GCCTTCTCGAGCTCTCTGTCAGGAACACTGGCCACCCAGGCGTCCCTCAGAGGCGTCGGTGTGGGAAAGCAGGAAGCCACAGTCGCTGCGGCCACAGTCACCTGGCTGCTAAGAG ATGGAACCGGCATGTTGGGAAGGATCGTCTTTGCCTGGTTAAAAGG GAACAAGTTGGACTCTGAGGCCAAGAAATGGAG GCTTTTTGCAGACATTCTCAATGACTTCGCCATGTTCATGGAAATACTGGCACCGTTCTTCCCGGCCTGGTTCACCTTAATTGCGTGCACGTCAGGCCTTTTCAAG GCTGTGGTGGGCGTAGCGGGCGGAGCCACCAGAGCTGCCCTGACCGCCCATCAAGCTCGTCGAGACAACATGGCCGACATCTCCGCCAAAGACGGCAGTCAG GAGACTTTGGTAAATCTGGCCGGACTGCTGGTCAGTTTGATCCTCATTCCGCTCGTCACGGACAACCCAGC ATTAACCATcagcctcttcttcctcttcaccGCCCTCCACCTGTTTGCCAACTATAAGGCGGTGCGTTCGGTGGTCATGGAAACGCTGAACGAGGAGCGGCTCAGCATCGCGCTGCGGCGCTTCCTCCACGACGGACGCGTCCTGACGCCAATGGAAGCCAATCGGCAGGAACCTGTCTTTTTGG AGTTTAGGAAAACCTTACCTATCAAACTTGGCGTGAGGCTTCAGGAAGTTGTCCAAAG CCCGGAGGAGTTCCGTTTGGCTTTGATGAGAAAGGGTGCGCCATTCCTGCTGGGCATCACAAACG GCTGCGTACGCGTGTGTTTGgcagcgcacgcacgcacacgagATGAAATCAGAGCCACGTGTCAAGCCATTTGGCTCAGCGACGTGTTGAGTCCACGGAGACAACATGGTTTGTCGGAAATGGTGCACAAGAGTTACAAGTTGATGGACACCGAGTTTGATGCTTTTCACAAAG gtttGGAAGCCGCCGGGTGGGATGTGACGAGAACGCTGCTGGACTGGGACGAGTGGCGACTCGAGTGGAAGCCAAAAATCAGATAA
- the LOC119125387 gene encoding TBC1 domain family member 10B-like, whose amino-acid sequence MAELSALSSPPPTSVDGHAPSASVASKSSLCNDVNLIRNTRAVPQGLSSADTPQKEEVAGPDAPVEADVPQQASLSPDLTPGPNLYPSVHITHNPPPPATKDVPVVPPVAAPTVAAPPIAGPLVAAPPVVAPPVVAPPVAAPPVAAPPVAAPPVAAPPVAAPPVAAPPVAAPPVAAPPVAATEVAAPPVAAPPVAAPPVAAPPVAAPVAQKPQQAPKSPPPPVYPKPQSPIKAQPPCSPPPRAGHPSPPVPHPGPTVPLIQEPGPPCTLPPRAGHSSPTLPLIQEPSFPQRPAPDTLSYLESASLMSGTLESLSGIGDDGSSLGSDSEINGLAVRRTDKYGFLGGNQFSEGSDKDVRVEVARQREMKWLDMFNNWDKWVKHRFQKIKLRCRKGIPSSLRSKAWQLLSNSQELLDANPGKFEELEREPGEAKWLDIIEKDLHRQFPFHEMFAARGGHGQQDLYRILKAYTIYRPDEGYCQAQAPVAAVLLMHMPAEQAFWCLVQICEKFLPGYYSAGLEAIQLDGEIFFSLLRRTCPMAYRHLKKFKIDPILYMTEWFMCIFSRTLPWACVLRVWDMFFCEGVKIIFRVGLVLLKQMLGSVDKLREVQGMYETMERLRGISPDTIGEDSLVQEVILLQVTEALIERECTVQVRKWRESRGELTHQPGRRLHGTRAIFEHKRRAAAISSGGSFSFLASSVPPPGPLRASSSLLSLPGFRKSRNPFHSPGKKSSFSGPSFSDAARPQSPPAAGSQKPPIPPGAAQRAPQVQSPLVGSGPRSGQSAPTPNALSPSPRVVSEQITPTIPSPTANNTPLMPGADDGSNKGAAESPLATPPRVEEDGRKKKKSKEDKKKERDDEKKRLKEKKDKDKAEKERLKKEKERMEKEKKKVGKKKDKGAAGPGPDHGKNRAAAAAAAAKDSTSSEHEKKKEAE is encoded by the exons ATGGCCGAACTTTCCGCCTTATCGTCGCCGCCGCCCACCTCGGTTGACGGCCACGCTCCTTCTGCCTCGGTGGCATCCAAATCTTCTCTCTGCAATGACGTGAATTTAATCCGAAACACTCGCGCTGTGCCGCAGGGTTTGTCATCTGCCGACACCCCCCAGAAAGAGGAAGTGGCGGGGCCCGATGCTCCCGTTGAAGCAGATGTGCCGCAACAGGCATCCCTTTCCCCTGACCTCACTCCGGGTCCTAACCTTTACCCCAGCGTGCACATCACCCACAACCCTCCTCCCCCTGCTACGAAGGATGTCCCTGTGGTGCCCCCAGTCGCGGCTCCCACGGTTGCGGCTCCCCCGATCGCAGGACCCCTGGTCGCGGCGCCCCCAGTCGTGGCACCCCCAGTCGTGGCACCCCCAGTCGCGGCACCCCCAGTCGCGGCACCCCCAGTTGCGGCACCCCCAGTCGCGGCACCCCCGGTCGCGGCACCCCCGGTCGCGGCACCCCCGGTCGCGGCACCCCCAGTCGCGGCACCCCCAGTCGCGGCCACCGAAGTCGCGGCACCCCCAGTCGCGGCACCCCCAGTCGCTGCCCCCCCAGTCGCTGCACCCCCAGTCGCTGCACCAGTGGCGCAGAAACCACAGCAAGCCCCCAAGAGTCCTCCCCCACCTGTGTACCCAAAGCCTCAAAGTCCCATCAAAGCACAGCCGCCCTGTAGCCCGCCTCCACGGGCGGGGCACCCCAGTCCCCCGGTACCTCACCCCGGCCCCACAGTGCCGCTCATTCAAGAACCTGGCCCACCCTGCACCCTGCCACCAAGGGCGGGGCACTCCAGCCCCACATTGCCGCTCATCCAAGAGCCCAGCTTTCCCCAGCGGCCGGCCCCCGACACCCTCAGCTACCTGGAGTCCGCTAGCTTGATGTCAGGGACGCTGGAGTCGCTGTCGGGCATCGGGGACGACGGCAGTTCGCTGGGCTCCGACTCGGAGATCAACGGCTTGGCGGTGAGGCGCACCGACAAGTACGGCTTCCTGGGCGGCAACCAGTTCAGCGAGGGGAG CGACAAGGACGTGCGAGTGGAGGTGGCCCGACAGAGGGAGATGAAATGGCTGGACATGTTCAACAACTGGGACAAGTGGGTCAAACATCGCTTCCAGAAG ATAAAGCTGCGCTGCCGCAAAGGGATCCCGTCATCTCTCCGCTCCAAAGCCTGGCAGCTGCTGTCCAACAGCCAGGAGCTGCTGGATGCCAACCCTGGCAAGTTTGAG GAGCTGGAGCGAGAGCCGGGAGAGGCCAAGTGGTTGGACATCATCGAGAAAGATCTTCACAGGCAGTTTCCCTTCCACGAGATGTTTGCTGCGCGCGGAGGCCACGG GCAACAAGATCTCTACCGCATTTTGAAGGCCTACACCATCTACCGACCTGACGAGGGCTACTGCCAGGCGCAGGCTCCCGTGGCTGCCGTGCTCCTCATGCACATGCCCGCCGAG CAAGCCTTCTGGTGCCTGGTGCAGATCTGCGAGAAGTTTCTCCCGGGCTACTACAGTGCCGGGCTG gAAGCCATCCAGCTGGACGGCGAGATCTTTTTCTCGCTGCTGCGCCGCACGTGTCCCATGGCTTACAGACACCTGAAGAAGTTCAAGATCGACCCCATCCTCTACATGACCGAGTGGTTCATGTGCATCTTCTCGCGCACGCTGCCTTGGGCCTGCGTGCTGCGCGTATGGGACATGTTCTTCTGCGAAG GtgtgaaaataattttccGCGTGGGCCTGGTGCTGCTCAAGCAGATGTTGGGCTCGGTGGACAAACTGCGGGAGGTGCAGGGCATGTATGAAACCATGGAGCGGCTCAGGGGCATCTCGCCAGACACCATCGGGGAGGATAGCCTGGTGCAGGAG GTGATCCTTCTCCAGGTGACGGAGGCGCTGATTGAGCGCGAGTGCACCGTTCAGGTGAGGAAATGGCGCGAGTCCCGAGGGGAGCTGACTCACCAGCCAGGCCGCCGCCTGCACGGCACCCGAGCCATCTTTGAACACAAGCGTCGCGCCGCCGCCATCAGCTCAGGGGGCAGCTTTTCCTTTCTGGCCAGCAGCGTCCCGCCGCCGGGCCCCCTGCGGGCCTCGTCCTCCCTGCTCTCGCTCCCGGGCTTCCGCAAGTCCAGAAACCCATTCCACTCGCCCGGCAAGAAGAGCTCCTTTTCGGGGCCCTCCTTTTCTGACGCCGCACGGCCGCAATCTCCCCCAGCCGCCGGCAGTCAGAAGCCGCCCATTCCTCCTGGGGCGGCGCAAAGGGCGCCACAAGTCCAGAGCCCCCTCGTGGGGAGCGGTCCACGAAGCGGTCAAAGCGCACCGACGCCCAACGCTTTATCTCCCTCCCCGAGGGTGGTCTCGGAGCAGATTACACCCACCATCCCCTCACCCACCGCCAACAACACGCCCCTGATGCCGGGCGCCGACGACGGCAGCAACAAGGGGGCGGCCGAGTCCCCGCTGGCCACGCCCCCCCGAGTGGAGGAGGACGgccgcaagaagaagaagagcaaggaagacaaaaagaaggAGCGCGACGATGAGAAGAAGCGGCTGAAGGAAAAGAAGGACAAGGACAAGGCAGAGAAGGAGAGACTCAAGAAGGAGAAGGAGCGGATggagaaagagaagaaaaaggtgGGAAAAAAGAAGGACAAAGGTGCGGCGGGACCGGGGCCGGACCATGGCAAAAACAgggcggccgccgccgccgccgcagccaAAGATTCCACCTCGTCGgagcatgaaaagaaaaaggaggctGAGTAA
- the hsd3b7 gene encoding 3 beta-hydroxysteroid dehydrogenase type 7 — MSDRRSGLVYLMTGGCGFLGRHLLRVLLDYEGDAVAEVRVFDKHTEPGLSALGTGRTKVTIIQGDITDYESVLEASRGAHVVIHTASLVDVWHKVPEALIYGVNVTGTENVINACVDNNICSLLYTSSMEVIGPNMNREPFVRGNEDTPYQVKHTMAYPKSKAKAEKMVLEANGTKVRNGEPLHTCSLRPTGIYGEGHELIKDFYKLAVKRGGLIIGGVPDTTEHGRVYVGNVAWMHVLAARALRERPQTVGGEAFFCYDDSPYKSYENFNMLFLSTFKFRRVRMPLLLLWFLAVLNDVLRWLLTPFCNFAPLLNSYTLAVAITSFTVGTDKALRHFQYRPLYDWDQCRERTQKWVDTFPLEDPKNT, encoded by the exons ATGTCAGACCGCCGCTCAGGGCTCGTGTACCTTATGACGGGGGGCTGCGGCTTCCTGGGTCGGCACCTGCTGCGAGTTCTGCTGGACTACGAGGGAGACGCGGTGGCAGAAGTTCGAGTATTTGACAAACACACGGAACCAGGACTCAGTGCGCTCGGAACCG GGCGGACCAAGGTGACCATCATCCAGGGCGACATCACGGACTATGAGAGCGTGCTGGAGGCATCCCGCGGCGCCCACGTCGTCATCCACACCGCCAGTCTGGTGGATGTCTGGCACAAGGTCCCAGAAGCCCTCATTTATGGCGTCAATGTCACAG GAACGGAGAATGTGATTAACGCCTGCGTGGACAACAACATCTGCAGTCTCCTGTACACCAGCAGCATGGAAGTGATCGGACCCAACATGAACAGGGAACCCTTTGTCAG GGGGAACGAAGACACACCCTATCAAGTGAAGCACACCATGGCTTACCCCAAGAGCAAGGCCAAGGCCGAAAAGATGGTCCTTGAAGCCAATGGAACAAAG GTGCGGAATGGTGAGCCTTTGCACACGTGCTCTTTGAGGCCGACGGGCATCTACGGCGAGGGCCACGAGCTCATCAAAGACTTCTACAAGCTGGCCGTCAAAAGGGGAGGCCTGATCATCGGCGGCGTCCCCGACACCACCGAGCACGGCCGAGTCTACGTGG GCAACGTGGCGTGGATGCACGTGCTGGCCGCCCGGGCCCTGCGCGAGCGTCCGCAGACCGTGGGCGGCGAGGCCTTCTTCTGCTACGACGACTCGCCCTACAAGAGCTACGAGAACTTCAACATGCTCTTCCTGTCCACCTTCAAGTTCCGCCGCGTGCGCATGccgctgttgctgctgtggtTCCTGGCCGTGCTCAACGACGTCCTGCGCTGGCTCCTGACGCCCTTCTGCAACTTTGCGCCCCTCCTCAACAGCTACACCCTGGCCGTGGCCATCACCTCCTTCACCGTGGGCACGGACAAAGCGCTGCGCCACTTCCAGTACCGCCCGCTGTACGACTGGGACCAGTGTCGGGAGCGCACCCAGAAATGGGTGGACACCTTCCCCCTGGAGGACCCAAAAAACAcctaa